The following are encoded in a window of Cucurbita pepo subsp. pepo cultivar mu-cu-16 chromosome LG12, ASM280686v2, whole genome shotgun sequence genomic DNA:
- the LOC111806478 gene encoding transcription initiation factor TFIID subunit 13 has protein sequence MNNPSAGSSSKQRTGASQPSETSFKRKRGVFQKELQHMMYGFGDDANPLPESVALMEDIVVEYITELVYKAQEIGSKRGKLSVEDFLYLMRKDPRKLNRSTELLSMNEELKQARRAFEIDEDKLKKAFEEDEKVDQ, from the exons ATGAATAATCCATCAGCTGGATCGTCCTCAAAGCAAAGAACTGGAGCATCTCAACCCTCTGAAACTTCTTTTAAGCGCAAACGAGGGGTTTTTCAAAAAGAAT TGCAGCACATGATGTATGGTTTTGGAGATGACGCCAAT CCCCTTCCAGAATCTGTAGCACTTATGGAGGACATAGTTGTGGAGTACATAACTGAACTG GTGTATAAAGCCCAGGAGATTGGATCCAAAAGGGGAAAACTATCTGTAGAAGACTTTTTGTATCTAATGCGCAAG GACCCACGAAAACTGAACCGTTCTACGGAACTGTTGTCGATGAACGAAGAGCTGAAACAGGCAAGGAGAGCTTTCGAGATAGATGAAGATAAGCTGAAAAAGGcttttgaagaagatgagaaggTGGATCAGTAG
- the LOC111806377 gene encoding dnaJ protein ERDJ3B-like, with translation MAHRRTKFLFVVCAVCYVLSAIAGKSYYDILQVPKGASEEQIKRAYRKLALKYHPDKNQGNEEASKRFAEISNAYEVLSDGEKRNIYDRYGEEGLKQHAASGGRGGGMGMNIQDIFSQFFGGGGDMEEEEKIPKGDDVVVELDASLEDLYMGGSLKVWREKNVLKPAPGKRRCNCRNEVYHKQIGPGMYQQMTEQVCEQCPNVKFEREGYFVTVDIEKGMQDGQEVTFYEDGEPMIDGEAGDLRFRIRTAPHDIFRREGNDLHATITITLVQALVGFEKSLKHLDEHLVEIGTKGITKPKEVRKFKGEGMPLHFSTKKGDLYVTFEVLFPTSLTEDQKTNIQKILG, from the exons ATGGCGCATCGGAGAACGAAATTCCTCTTCGTTGTTTGTGCCGTCTGCTACGTTCTTTCCGCCATTGCAGG GAAGAGCTATTACGACATACTGCAAGTGCCGAAGGGTGCGTCAGAAGAGCAGATCAAAAGGGCGTATAGGAAGCTCGCTCTGAAGTACCATCCTGATAAGAATCAGGGAAACGAGGAAGCCAGTAAACGATTTGCGGAGATTAGCAATG CTTATGAGGTTCTATCCGACGGAGAGAAGAGGAACATTTATGATAGATACGGAGAGGAGGGTCTGAAACAGCATGCTGCAAGTGGAGGTAGAGGTGGAGGGATGGGGATGAACATTCAGGATATTTTTAGTCA gtttTTTGGCGGAGGAGGTGAtatggaagaggaagagaaaattCCTAAAGGTGACGACGTAGTTGTGGAATTGGATGCGTCATTGGAAGATCTCTACATGGGTGGTTCATTGAAG GTATGGAGGGAGAAGAATGTATTGAAGCCAGCACCGGGTAAGAGGCGTTGTAATTGTAGAAATGAAGTCTATCACAAGCAGATTGGTCCTGGAATGTACCAGCAGATGACAGAACAA GTCTGTGAGCAATGCCCCAATGtcaaatttgaaagagaaGGATATTTCGTTACTGTTGATATTGAGAAAGGGATGCAAGATGGGCAA GAGGTCACTTTCTATGAAGATGGTGAGCCAATGATTGATGGAGAAGCTGGAGATCTTAGG TTCCGCATACGCACGGCACCACATGACATTTTCAGAAGGGAAGGCAATGACTTGCATGCCACGATCACCATCACACTG GTACAAGCCCTTGTTGGTTTCGAGAAAAGTCTCAAACACCTTGATGAACATTTAGTCGAAATCGGAACAAAG GGAATTacaaaacccaaagaagtaAGGAAGTTCAAAGGAGAAGGCATGCCATTGCATTTCAGCACAAAGAAAGGCGATCTCTATGTCACATTTGAGGTCTTGTTTCCCACATCACTAACAGAGGATCAGAAGACAAATATCCAGAAAATTCTGGGTTAG
- the LOC111807443 gene encoding probable protein disulfide-isomerase A6 isoform X1 — MAKHQIWFAFAALALFLSSAVADDVVVLTEENFEDEVGQDRGALVEFYAPWCGHCKKLAPDYEKLGSSFKKAKSVLIGKVDCDEHKGVCSKYGVSGYPTIQWFPKGSLEPQKYEGPRTAEALAEFVNSLGGTNVKISSIPSIVVVLSPDNFNEIVLDSSKDVLVEFYAPWCGHCKNLAPIYEKVAAAFKLENDVVIANLDADKYKDLAEKYGISGFPTLKFFPKGNKDGEDYDGGRDVGDFVNFINEKTGTNRDVKGQLTTNAGIVASLDSLVKEFIAASNDEEKKNVYSKMEEEVGKLSGSPAKYGKIYLKSAKKCLEKGGDYAKSEIERIQRILEKAVSPAKADEFTLKKNILSSFVQSS, encoded by the exons ATGGCGAAGCATCAGATCTGGTTCGCGTTTGCCGCACTGGCCTTATTTTTGTCTTCGGCAGTGGCCGACGATGTTGTAGTGTTGACGGAGGAGAACTTCGAGGACGAAGTCGGTCAAGATAGAGGAGCTCTGGTTGAGTTCTACGCTCCTTG GTGTGGGCACTGTAAGAAGCTTGCGCCAGATTATGAAAAGCTTGGAAGCAGCTTTAAGAAAGCAAAATCTGTTTTGATCGGAAAG GTCGACTGTGATGAGCACAAGGGCGTATGCAGTAAATATGGGGTCTCTGGGTACCCTACAATTCAATGGTTTCCCAAGGGATCGCTTGAACCACAAAA ATATGAAGGTCCACGTACAGCTGAAGCCCTTGCCGAGTTTGTGAACAGTTTGGGAG GAACCAATGTGAAGATATCATCAATTCCATCCATTGTGGTTGTGCTTTCACCAGATAATTTCAACGAGATTGTTCTAGATTCAAGCAAAGATGTGCTGGTTGAATTTTATGCACCCTG GTGTGGCCACTGCAAGAACCTTGCTCCA ATTTATGAAAAGGTGGCTGCAGCATTTAAATTGGAAAATGACGTCGTAATCGCTAACTTAGATGCTGACAAATACAAGGATTTAGCTGAAAA GTATGGCATTAGTGGTTTCCCTACATTAAAATTCTTCCCAAAAGGCAACAAAGATGGTGAAGACTACGATGGTGGCAGAGATGTTGGTGACTTTGTTAATTTCATCAACGAAAAGACCGGGAC CAATCGTGACGTGAAGGGACAACTTACAACCAAT GCGGGTATAGTTGCTAGTTTAGATTCATTGGTGAAGGAGTTTATAGCTGCTAGCAAtgatgaagagaaaaagaatgtttATTCCAAGATGGAAGAAGAAGTTGGAAAGCTCAGCGGATCACCTGCAAA GTATGGGAAGATATACTTGAAATCTGCTAAAAAATGTCTGGAGAAAGGTGGTGATTATGCCAAGTCCGAGATCGAAAGGATCCAGCGCATACTCGAGAAG GCGGTAAGCCCAGCAAAAGCAGACGAGTTCACCTTGAAGAAAAACATTCTCTCAAGTTTTGTTCAATCTTCATAA
- the LOC111807443 gene encoding probable protein disulfide-isomerase A6 isoform X2 — protein sequence MAKHQIWFAFAALALFLSSAVADDVVVLTEENFEDEVGQDRGALVEFYAPWCGHCKKLAPDYEKLGSSFKKAKSVLIGKVDCDEHKGVCSKYGVSGYPTIQWFPKGSLEPQKYEGPRTAEALAEFVNSLGGTNVKISSIPSIVVVLSPDNFNEIVLDSSKDVLVEFYAPWCGHCKNLAPIYEKVAAAFKLENDVVIANLDADKYKDLAEKYGISGFPTLKFFPKGNKDGEDYDGGRDVGDFVNFINEKTGTNRDVKGQLTTNAGIVASLDSLVKEFIAASNDEEKKNVYSKMEEEVGKLSGSPAKYGKIYLKSAKKCLEKGGDYAKSEIERIQRILEKAVSPAKADEFTLKKNILSSFVQSS from the exons ATGGCGAAGCATCAGATCTGGTTCGCGTTTGCCGCACTGGCCTTATTTTTGTCTTCGGCAGTGGCCGACGATGTTGTAGTGTTGACGGAGGAGAACTTCGAGGACGAAGTCGGTCAAGATAGAGGAGCTCTGGTTGAGTTCTACGCTCCTTG GTGTGGGCACTGTAAGAAGCTTGCGCCAGATTATGAAAAGCTTGGAAGCAGCTTTAAGAAAGCAAAATCTGTTTTGATCGGAAAG GTCGACTGTGATGAGCACAAGGGCGTATGCAGTAAATATGGGGTCTCTGGGTACCCTACAATTCAATGGTTTCCCAAGGGATCGCTTGAACCACAAAA ATATGAAGGTCCACGTACAGCTGAAGCCCTTGCCGAGTTTGTGAACAGTTTGGGAG GAACCAATGTGAAGATATCATCAATTCCATCCATTGTGGTTGTGCTTTCACCAGATAATTTCAACGAGATTGTTCTAGATTCAAGCAAAGATGTGCTGGTTGAATTTTATGCACCCTG GTGTGGCCACTGCAAGAACCTTGCTCCA ATTTATGAAAAGGTGGCTGCAGCATTTAAATTGGAAAATGACGTCGTAATCGCTAACTTAGATGCTGACAAATACAAGGATTTAGCTGAAAA GTATGGCATTAGTGGTTTCCCTACATTAAAATTCTTCCCAAAAGGCAACAAAGATGGTGAAGACTACGATGGTGGCAGAGATGTTGGTGACTTTGTTAATTTCATCAACGAAAAGACCGGGACCAATCGTGACGTGAAGGGACAACTTACAACCAAT GCGGGTATAGTTGCTAGTTTAGATTCATTGGTGAAGGAGTTTATAGCTGCTAGCAAtgatgaagagaaaaagaatgtttATTCCAAGATGGAAGAAGAAGTTGGAAAGCTCAGCGGATCACCTGCAAA GTATGGGAAGATATACTTGAAATCTGCTAAAAAATGTCTGGAGAAAGGTGGTGATTATGCCAAGTCCGAGATCGAAAGGATCCAGCGCATACTCGAGAAG GCGGTAAGCCCAGCAAAAGCAGACGAGTTCACCTTGAAGAAAAACATTCTCTCAAGTTTTGTTCAATCTTCATAA